Proteins encoded in a region of the Chrysiogenia bacterium genome:
- a CDS encoding TetR/AcrR family transcriptional regulator yields the protein MSEPEKKQRKPSARAEKSKEAIVAAFVELVREGNRRPTAPVIAERAGVSERLVYHHFKDMKRLLLESHRINRPVVAPLLEDLIFEGTFKERRDYFVKARAKAYEFVQHNRRYSYHHAFRSREISDFLLSFWQTEGAQFCHVFAEELEKFSGEERATREANLRAVCSWNYWEILRQIEGLSVARAKAAVSKAITQILLVS from the coding sequence ATGAGTGAGCCGGAAAAGAAGCAGCGCAAGCCCTCCGCGCGGGCGGAGAAGTCGAAGGAAGCCATCGTCGCGGCCTTTGTCGAGCTGGTGCGCGAGGGCAACCGGCGCCCCACCGCCCCGGTGATTGCCGAGCGCGCGGGCGTCTCCGAGCGCCTTGTCTACCACCACTTCAAGGACATGAAGCGGCTGCTGCTCGAATCCCACAGGATCAACCGGCCGGTGGTGGCCCCGCTGCTCGAGGACCTGATTTTCGAGGGCACCTTCAAGGAACGGCGCGACTACTTCGTCAAGGCCCGGGCCAAGGCCTACGAGTTCGTCCAGCACAACCGCCGCTATAGCTATCACCACGCGTTTCGCTCGCGAGAAATCTCTGACTTTCTGCTCTCGTTCTGGCAGACCGAGGGCGCCCAGTTCTGCCACGTATTCGCCGAGGAGCTCGAGAAGTTTTCGGGTGAGGAGCGCGCCACGCGCGAGGCGAATCTGCGCGCGGTGTGTTCATGGAACTACTGGGAAATCCTGCGACAGATCGAAGGGCTGAGCGTCGCCAGGGCCAAGGCCGCAGTGAGCAAGGCCATCACGCAGATTCTTCTGGTTTCCTGA